ctttatgtaataaaagttgtACAATGCGTTCATGTCCCTTTTTACTGgctttatgtagaggagtttcTTTGTTTGTGTCAAATGAATTAACATCTGctcctttatctaataaaagttgtacagtgctttCACGTCCCCATCGACTAgctttatgtagaggagtttTCTTTGTATTTGTCACATGAACTAATATCTGCTCCTCTATTTAATAAAAGTTGCACAGTGCGTTCATGTCCCCATTCACTGgctttatgtagaggagtttctttgtttgtgtcaaatgaattaaaatctgcttctttatctaataaaagttaTACAGTGCTTTCATGCCCCCATCGAGTAGCTTTATGTAGAGGAagtttctttgtatttttcacataaatcaatatttgttcctttatttaataaaaatcccCTTTCAAATCCCCTTTTACTGGTTTAAAGGAGAAGTGTTTCTTTGCTTGTGTCATTTAGATTAATACCTGCTCCATTATCTAATAGAAGTTGTACAGTGCGTTTACTTCCACATTTAATTgctttatgtagaggagtttcTTCGTTTATGTCACATGAATAAATATCTGCCCGattatctaataaaagttgaACAGTATTTGTATTTCTAATTTTACTACTGGCTTTGTGTATGGGCGTTTCTTTGTTTGcgtcacatgaattaatatctgctcctttatctaataaaagttgtacATTTCTTTCACGTCCCCATTCACTGgctttatgtagaggagtttcTTTCTTTGtgtcacatgaattaatatctgctcctttatctaataaaagttgtacAATTCTTTCACGTCCACATTTACTGGCTTGATGTAGAGGAGTTTCTTTGTTTGtgtcacatgaattaatatctgctcctttatctaataaaagttgtacAATGCGTTCATTTCTCTGTAAACTGgctttatgtagaggagtttctttgtttgtgtcacatgaattaatatctgctcctttatctaataaaagttgtacAATTCTTTCACGTCCCCATTTACTGgctttatgtagaggagtttctttgtttgtgtcacatgaattaatatctgctcctttatctaataaaagttgtacAATGCGTTCATGTCTCTTTATACTGgctttatgtagaggagtttcTTTGTTTGTGTCACATGAATTGATATCTGctcctttatctaataaaagttgtacagtgttTTCATGTCCCTCTTCACTAgctttatgtagaggagtttctttgtttgtgtcacatgaattaatatctgctccttcatctaataaaagttgtacAATGCGTTCATGTCCCTTTTTACTGgctttatgtagaggagtttctttgtttgtgtcacatgaattaatatccgcTCCTCTATTTAATAAAAGTTGAACAGTGCTGTCAGGTCCATTTTCACTGgctttatgtagaggagtttctttgttttcggtacatgaattaatatctgctcccATATTTAATAACATTTGTTCAATTCTTTCACGTCCCCATTCACTGgctttatgtagaggagtttcTTTCTTTGTGttaaatgaattaatatctgctcctttatctaataaaagttgaACAGTGCTTTTATGTCCCCGTCCACAGgctttatgtagaggagtttctttgtatttgtcacataaattaatatttgctcctttatctaataaaagtcGTACAATGCTATCATGTCCCCTCACACTGgctttatgtagaggagtttctttgtttgtgtcacatgaattaatatctgctcctctATTTAATAAAAGTTGAACAGTGCTGTCAGGTCCAAATTCACTGGCTTTATGTAGAGGCGCTTCTCCGTTTGTGtcacataaattaatatctgctcctttatctaataaaagtttTGCAGTGCTTTCACGTCCACATTTAATTgctttatgtagaggagtttctttgtttagggcacatgaattaatatttgCTCCTTTTTCTAATAatagttgtacagtgctatcatttCCCTGTTCACTTGCTTTATGTACAGGAGTTTCTTTGTATGTGTTACATGAACTTATATCTGCTTCTTTATTTAACAAAAGTTCTACATTGTGATCGTTTCCTTTACTACTTGCTATATGGAGAGGACCTCCAAGCACTGAATTACTAAAATTAATGTCAGCTCCATGATTCATTAAAAGTTCCACAGTGATATCAGTTGGCTGATTTTTGGTTTCCTTATTTTTTCGTTCGCTTGTGTCCGTATTTGAAACTGCCAACATCAAGGGAGTATATCCATATCCACTCAGTGTGATCAAATTTACATCATTCTTCATCTGAATCAGCACCCGCAGTATTTCATGATTATGAAACAGGGAAACAATGTGAATAGGATAGTGGTACCTCCACTTTGCCTTCATAAACGTTTCAATTTGTTCTTTTGgaaaaacattaaacaaattcATCGAACCATTGCAACATACCGCAAAAAAAAGAGAAGTATCTTTAAGAGAATTTTGCATTCGCTGTAGAGTTTCTAAACAatgttttgatatatttgtatgACAAAATACTATTATAGCACTAAGAATTTGCACTCCATATGTATCATTCAGAAATTCAAGTTTGGAACCAAATGATAGTTGTAATTCTTGCTTATCTTCttgcttttcaaaattgctGTCAAGCTGTTTTTTCGCAAGTAATTTGTGCAGTTTTTCGGGgctatcttttaatttttttatgaaatatgtaGCCACCTTCTCATTCCTCATACATGGATTGAGAACAACATCAAACATACGATCTCCAAATAGATCATTAAAAAGTCTATCCACTAGATCGCTAACATATTTATCATTCAAATATATGGTAAATATAtcaactttttcttttctattgtCGTTACTGCTTTTTAAGTTTACACGTCGTCTAAGTAAACCAATGTCAGCATACTGTATTGTTTCTCTCGGATAGTCTGTTCCAAACACATAGGTGGTAACTTCCATTACAAAATCGTGATAAAAATGATACGTGTCCTCAATCTTCTTGACAAAAAATCCCTCTAGAGTCTTCAGAGCGTCACCAATAGTATGAGGTGCTGTGCTTTTCTTCATTTCACACAGTTTCAAAGCAAGTTTAAATTTTTCTCTTAAGCAATCCTTTTCTTGTATATCCTCAACACAAAGCTGATTGTTACACAGAACAAGAAGAACTAGAGCACAGTAACTGTCTTTGCATTCCTTTCTGAAATTTCTTATTTGTTCCTGACATACGTTAAAAGGTTCTTTAAAAAACCGCGGTCCTATTGTCTGGTTATATTTGTCGCTAAAGAAAAGTTTGCATAATAAAGGAAAATACTCCTCAGTCATCAAAATTCCATCAATATCGTCTTTTAAAAGACAACTGGTTGATGAGTAACTccttaaaatgttttctttttcttcattattcAGTTTATGTTTGTCATCACTAAGATCAATGATGCATGATTTATCGTTTAATATTCCTCTAACCCTATAATCAAGTAGAATATATTTTCTACTTGAGAGCAGcatcttgttattttttaaacaagcttTTAACCTTTCATCGTGTTCCTTCCATGAATTATAGGCTATTTCGTCGAAGGATTCGTTGCCAATAGGATCATTGAATACAAAAAGGATTCTGCTTTGTAATACATCTACTGAGGAATATGTATCAGTGATTTCCTTCACGTTATATACTGGTTTCACCGTCCATCCTTGACTCCTATACCCCAGTGCTATGTGATGTATGATGGCGGACTTCCCTGACCCAGAGTTGCCAGTCACAACCACCAGGTTCTGACTTTTTATGAGTTCTTCTACTTCTTTACAAGCTCTTGTTGAAACAAATTGTCTGTTGTCATCCTGCCACTGCATAAATATAGCTCGATCAAGTGGCGATTCTAAAACATAAAGGTATTctccattttattttgttaagcatttgtCAATAAGATTAATGTCATCTCATCATATTAAATCTTTTAACCCTTTAGTACAACATCAATGATAATGGTTaaataagacatttaaaaaCCGTTATTTACTAAAGAAATACggtatagtttttaaaaaaaattacagcttTAAAGTCACAACAGCAAAACCAATGTCCGTGCATAATATGAATGCCTAATGTTTTgtgacaattttgaaaaattaaagattacGGTTTATAAACAGTTTAGACTTGCTGATATCATTCAGTAAATATGTGTACAGTCTTGATGAATGACATAGGATAAGAGTGTGTATTGACGACATCAAAAGACCGTGATCGGATAGTATGTGCAATTCTGCGGAGGTACACGTATATTGAAAGTTTAGTTCAACCTGACGCTTTGTCTAAGCAACGCATGAACGTTATGCATTTCAAACCGCAAGATGTATTTTTAACCTAAATGTTAAGAACTTTTTTCTGCAATTGAATCTATATAGC
This is a stretch of genomic DNA from Crassostrea angulata isolate pt1a10 chromosome 4, ASM2561291v2, whole genome shotgun sequence. It encodes these proteins:
- the LOC128179521 gene encoding uncharacterized protein LOC128179521 → MELRIRLCATLLGIFLSVGLLQYECKELDGYKFPVYSTELCPRNQTEWNERSSAINCTKDNGYLCFPNEKFTQLLEFCYRTRFIWIQEGYCLYLKKDDSTIYSYSCSSFQFGCHNSSFQSYDLFKHSGCTSIGNGCFLAEPSCKGSDTATSLPETTKPTHVENVTRNYSTTASTDEKTNQTLKYKDYFIYDELFMMPILAGVLIPIIIFCMLCIIYRTGIRLRKRCDDEEQQTETALELSPLIQTDKRDNAVLIEQESPLDRAIFMQWQDDNRQFVSTRACKEVEELIKSQNLVVVTGNSGSGKSAIIHHIALGYRSQGWTVKPVYNVKEITDTYSSVDVLQSRILFVFNDPIGNESFDEIAYNSWKEHDERLKACLKNNKMLLSSRKYILLDYRVRGILNDKSCIIDLSDDKHKLNNEEKENILRSYSSTSCLLKDDIDGILMTEEYFPLLCKLFFSDKYNQTIGPRFFKEPFNVCQEQIRNFRKECKDSYCALVLLVLCNNQLCVEDIQEKDCLREKFKLALKLCEMKKSTAPHTIGDALKTLEGFFVKKIEDTYHFYHDFVMEVTTYVFGTDYPRETIQYADIGLLRRRVNLKSSNDNRKEKVDIFTIYLNDKYVSDLVDRLFNDLFGDRMFDVVLNPCMRNEKVATYFIKKLKDSPEKLHKLLAKKQLDSNFEKQEDKQELQLSFGSKLEFLNDTYGVQILSAIIVFCHTNISKHCLETLQRMQNSLKDTSLFFAVCCNGSMNLFNVFPKEQIETFMKAKWRYHYPIHIVSLFHNHEILRVLIQMKNDVNLITLSGYGYTPLMLAVSNTDTSERKNKETKNQPTDITVELLMNHGADINFSNSVLGGPLHIASSKGNDHNVELLLNKEADISSCNTYKETPVHKASEQGNDSTVQLLLEKGANINSCALNKETPLHKAIKCGRESTAKLLLDKGADINLCDTNGEAPLHKASEFGPDSTVQLLLNRGADINSCDTNKETPLHKASVRGHDSIVRLLLDKGANINLCDKYKETPLHKACGRGHKSTVQLLLDKGADINSFNTKKETPLHKASEWGRERIEQMLLNMGADINSCTENKETPLHKASENGPDSTVQLLLNRGADINSCDTNKETPLHKASKKGHERIVQLLLDEGADINSCDTNKETPLHKASEEGHENTVQLLLDKGADINSCDTNKETPLHKASIKRHERIVQLLLDKGADINSCDTNKETPLHKASKWGRERIVQLLLDKGADINSCDTNKETPLHKASLQRNERIVQLLLDKGADINSCDTNKETPLHQASKCGRERIVQLLLDKGADINSCDTKKETPLHKASEWGRERNVQLLLDKGADINSCDANKETPIHKASSKIRNTNTVQLLLDNRADIYSCDINEETPLHKAIKCGSKRTVQLLLDNGAGINLNDTSKETLLL